The following proteins are co-located in the Streptococcus downei MFe28 genome:
- a CDS encoding DNA internalization-related competence protein ComEC/Rec2, with protein sequence MTKYFPVRPIYLAFLLVLLAYFLDSYYWLVGLVLLFSLIQLARHHEAKKVGQVLIILAVSGLAIFAYQAKVNKDYGTAPSQLQELDLIPDTISINGDQLSFRAKNQGRTYQVFYRLKSAEEKDFYQHLTHKIQISVSAKLSQAPAQRNFQGFNYRAYLKHEGIYRLVTIEKVKKLEPVRQETLFDRLHDLRREAIVTCQQKFPSPMNHYMTGLLFGYLDKDFSQMEDIYTSLGIIHLFALSGMQVDFFIGFYRRFLLRLGIRRDWVDILQVPFSLFYAGMTGYAVSVMRSLLQSFWENLGLRRLDNLALTIFSTFLIRPNFLLTTGGLLSFAYAFILAVIDFKGLSRFREVLSQGLSLTLGAFPLLTYLFGVFQPLSLLLTLAFSLIFDYLLLPFLSLAFLLSPLLRLSWVNPFFSLLEQIVTWTQQLIGRPPVFGSPSLGLLISLLILLAFLHDYWKFKKIRRLLILTFLILAGLVKHPLTNEVTMIDVGQGDSIFLRDSWGKTILIDTGGKVTFGQKEAWQKGHSDSNADKTVIPYLKSRGVGKIDQLVLTHTDRDHIGDLEAVARNFAIGEVLVSPGSLTKPSFVKRLKTLKIKVRAVEVGASLEIMGSHLHVLYPRRVGQGDNNDSLVLYGQLLNKTFLFTGDLEKEGEEDLLATYPRLDIQVLKAGHHGSKGSSSPEFLRHIQPEVALISAGQNNRYKHPHKETLERFKDQGIKVYRTDQEGAISYRGFWDWHVTTVR encoded by the coding sequence ATGACCAAGTATTTTCCCGTCAGGCCAATTTACTTGGCTTTTTTGCTAGTCTTATTAGCCTATTTTCTTGATTCCTATTACTGGTTGGTCGGTCTAGTCCTTCTCTTTAGTCTGATTCAGCTGGCTCGTCACCATGAGGCTAAAAAAGTCGGCCAGGTCTTAATAATTTTAGCAGTATCTGGTTTGGCCATTTTTGCCTATCAAGCAAAGGTTAATAAGGACTACGGGACCGCTCCAAGCCAACTGCAAGAGCTAGACTTAATTCCAGACACCATTTCGATTAATGGTGACCAGCTGAGTTTTCGAGCCAAGAATCAGGGACGGACCTATCAGGTTTTTTATCGTTTAAAATCGGCAGAAGAAAAAGACTTTTATCAACATCTAACCCATAAGATCCAGATATCAGTCTCGGCCAAGTTAAGCCAAGCCCCAGCCCAGAGGAATTTTCAGGGCTTTAACTATCGAGCCTACCTCAAGCATGAGGGGATCTACCGGCTGGTCACTATAGAGAAAGTTAAGAAGCTGGAGCCAGTTAGGCAGGAGACCCTTTTTGATCGCCTGCATGACCTGAGGCGAGAGGCGATTGTCACTTGTCAGCAGAAATTTCCCAGCCCCATGAACCACTATATGACGGGCCTGCTTTTTGGTTATTTAGATAAGGATTTTAGCCAGATGGAAGACATCTATACCAGCCTAGGGATTATCCATCTTTTTGCTCTTTCTGGTATGCAGGTCGATTTCTTTATCGGCTTTTATCGGAGATTTCTCCTGCGTTTAGGCATCAGGCGAGATTGGGTAGATATTTTACAAGTTCCTTTCTCGCTTTTTTATGCGGGAATGACGGGTTATGCGGTTTCGGTGATGAGGAGCCTACTTCAATCTTTTTGGGAGAACCTTGGGTTGAGGCGCTTGGATAATTTAGCCCTTACTATCTTTTCGACCTTCCTCATAAGACCAAATTTTCTACTGACAACTGGGGGCTTGCTGAGCTTTGCCTATGCCTTTATTTTAGCGGTCATTGATTTTAAAGGATTAAGTAGATTCAGGGAAGTCCTTTCCCAAGGTTTGAGTTTGACCTTGGGTGCCTTTCCCTTGTTGACCTACTTATTTGGTGTTTTCCAACCCTTGTCGCTTTTATTGACTCTCGCTTTTTCCCTAATTTTTGATTATCTCTTGCTCCCATTTTTGAGTTTAGCCTTTTTGCTCAGCCCGCTGCTTAGGCTAAGCTGGGTCAATCCTTTTTTTAGTCTCCTAGAGCAAATCGTCACTTGGACCCAACAGTTAATTGGCCGTCCTCCTGTTTTTGGTAGTCCTAGTTTGGGACTTTTAATTAGTCTTTTAATCCTCTTAGCCTTCTTGCATGACTATTGGAAATTCAAGAAAATCCGCCGCCTGCTGATTTTGACTTTTCTGATTTTGGCCGGTTTGGTCAAGCATCCCTTGACTAATGAGGTAACTATGATTGATGTTGGTCAAGGCGATAGTATTTTTTTGCGAGATAGCTGGGGGAAGACTATCTTGATTGATACAGGAGGAAAGGTGACCTTTGGCCAAAAAGAAGCCTGGCAGAAGGGCCATTCGGATAGCAATGCTGATAAGACAGTCATCCCTTACCTCAAGAGTCGGGGGGTGGGCAAGATTGACCAGCTGGTCCTCACCCATACCGATAGGGACCATATTGGTGATTTAGAAGCAGTCGCTAGGAATTTTGCCATCGGTGAAGTTTTAGTAAGTCCAGGGAGCTTAACCAAGCCTAGCTTTGTCAAAAGACTGAAGACCCTAAAAATCAAAGTCAGAGCAGTTGAGGTGGGGGCGAGCTTAGAAATTATGGGAAGTCATCTGCACGTCCTTTATCCTAGAAGGGTCGGTCAGGGCGATAACAATGACTCCCTGGTTCTCTATGGACAGTTATTAAATAAGACCTTTCTCTTTACTGGAGATTTGGAGAAGGAAGGTGAAGAAGACTTGTTGGCAACCTATCCTCGTTTGGATATCCAAGTGCTTAAGGCAGGGCACCACGGGTCTAAAGGTTCCTCCAGCCCAGAATTTTTGAGGCATATTCAGCCAGAGGTGGCCCTAATCTCGGCTGGGCAAAACAACCGGTATAAGCATCCTCATAAGGAAACCTTGGAGCGTTTCAAGGACCAAGGCATCAAGGTCTATCGGACCGATCAGGAAGGGGCAATCTCCTATCGAGGCTTCTGGGATTGGCATGTGACGACCGTCCGTTAG
- a CDS encoding DUF805 domain-containing protein, with amino-acid sequence MFKAYASFWKHYIDFKGRTKRSEFWWPFLFNNLIRLAFYLIVFIDLLLPYSQELKLMKDSALPTDNFTIWSHISPIMVVIIILWILFELAILLPSLAIGVRRFRDAAFHWSFIFMYGVAVFLSALPLPGLFQVLALVLAAGLTIASIVLWIFPSREKKPKVPKAAMPQFVAPQAPVVFQAPSNPVASQAGPGQSFNPQAQGVPAQPLNPQSQGAPFMAQGQGQFPNQGQAPAPQNQYPNVARPGQVANGAGQNPQGSPVNPAGPVAPQGTPAQPNQQANPFNQPQQ; translated from the coding sequence ATGTTTAAAGCTTATGCAAGTTTTTGGAAACACTATATTGATTTTAAAGGACGCACCAAACGCTCAGAGTTTTGGTGGCCTTTTCTCTTCAACAATCTCATTCGTCTGGCATTTTATCTGATTGTTTTTATTGATTTGTTGCTTCCCTATAGTCAAGAACTCAAATTGATGAAGGACAGCGCTCTTCCAACGGACAATTTCACGATTTGGTCTCATATTTCGCCCATTATGGTTGTCATCATTATCCTCTGGATCCTGTTTGAATTAGCCATTCTGCTACCAAGCCTGGCTATCGGTGTTCGGCGCTTTCGTGATGCAGCCTTTCATTGGTCCTTCATCTTTATGTACGGTGTTGCAGTCTTTCTGTCAGCCCTTCCCCTGCCTGGACTCTTTCAAGTTCTTGCCTTGGTGCTTGCAGCAGGTTTGACCATTGCTAGTATTGTCCTCTGGATATTCCCAAGTCGGGAGAAGAAGCCAAAAGTCCCAAAGGCAGCGATGCCTCAATTTGTTGCCCCTCAAGCTCCAGTTGTTTTCCAAGCTCCAAGCAATCCAGTTGCTTCTCAAGCTGGTCCAGGTCAGTCCTTTAACCCACAAGCTCAAGGAGTTCCGGCCCAACCTCTGAATCCTCAGTCTCAAGGGGCTCCATTCATGGCTCAGGGACAAGGGCAATTTCCTAATCAAGGCCAAGCACCAGCGCCTCAAAACCAATATCCTAATGTTGCTCGGCCAGGCCAAGTTGCTAATGGCGCTGGACAAAACCCTCAAGGAAGTCCTGTAAATCCGGCAGGACCAGTTGCTCCTCAGGGAACTCCAGCACAGCCCAATCAGCAGGCTAATCCATTTAACCAGCCTCAACAATAA
- a CDS encoding TM2 domain-containing protein: MSNFSESFIAANMGNFPPDTLPGIRQRLATLNDQQINRLYGLPLKDPTVALLLSIFLGAWGVDRFYLGQVGLGIGKLCVTIFTIGIGGFIWHIVDLFLIMGSAREENFRALNNALQTITYQAERTSDQAWY; this comes from the coding sequence ATGTCAAATTTTTCAGAAAGTTTTATCGCCGCTAATATGGGAAATTTCCCACCAGATACCTTGCCAGGAATCCGCCAAAGGCTGGCAACTTTGAATGACCAACAGATCAATCGCCTCTATGGGCTGCCCCTAAAGGATCCTACGGTTGCCCTGCTCCTGTCAATCTTTCTTGGTGCCTGGGGCGTGGATCGCTTTTACCTGGGCCAGGTTGGGCTGGGCATCGGTAAACTCTGTGTGACAATTTTCACGATTGGAATTGGTGGATTTATTTGGCATATTGTTGATTTGTTTCTCATCATGGGTTCAGCAAGAGAGGAAAATTTTAGGGCCTTGAATAATGCCCTCCAGACAATAACCTATCAGGCAGAAAGAACCTCTGACCAAGCCTGGTATTAG
- the holA gene encoding DNA polymerase III subunit delta — MIAIEEVDALSKEKLPLITVVTGDDLGQYSQLKQLFLERVAFDPSDLAYSYFDFPENSFVDAQMDLESLPFFSDEKVVIFDNLLDLTTAKKSYLDDRDAKSLEAYLTNPVETTRLVIFAPGKLDGKRRLVKLLKREGKIFEASQLKEADLRTHFQKVAHQAGLVFAKGAFEQLLIKSNFDFSEIQKNLAFLKAYKADGRIDQTDIDQAIPKTLQDNIFDLTQYILQGKIDQARDLVRDLRLQGEDEIKLIAIMLGQFRLFTQVKILAQAGKTESAMVAQLSELLGRKINPYQVKFALRDSRPLALNFLKQAMVILIETDYQIKQGKLDKAYLFDLALLKIASVKDA, encoded by the coding sequence ATGATTGCGATTGAAGAAGTTGATGCTTTGAGCAAGGAAAAGCTCCCTCTGATTACCGTGGTGACAGGGGACGATTTGGGCCAGTATAGCCAGCTTAAACAGCTCTTTTTGGAGCGGGTAGCTTTTGACCCAAGTGACTTGGCTTATTCCTATTTTGATTTTCCCGAAAATAGTTTTGTTGATGCCCAGATGGATTTGGAAAGCCTGCCTTTTTTCTCAGATGAAAAGGTCGTCATTTTTGATAATCTCTTGGATTTGACAACAGCTAAGAAGTCTTATTTGGACGATAGGGATGCCAAGAGCTTAGAGGCTTATTTGACCAATCCGGTGGAGACCACCAGGCTGGTTATCTTTGCACCTGGCAAATTAGACGGCAAGCGCCGACTGGTCAAACTGCTTAAGCGAGAAGGAAAAATTTTTGAAGCCAGCCAGCTCAAGGAAGCTGATTTACGAACCCATTTTCAAAAGGTGGCCCACCAAGCCGGTTTAGTCTTTGCCAAGGGGGCTTTTGAGCAACTCCTGATTAAGTCCAATTTTGATTTCAGTGAGATTCAGAAAAATTTGGCCTTTCTCAAGGCCTATAAAGCAGATGGCCGGATTGACCAGACAGACATTGACCAAGCCATTCCCAAAACCCTCCAGGATAATATTTTTGATTTGACCCAGTATATTTTGCAGGGGAAAATTGACCAGGCTCGTGATTTGGTGAGAGATTTGCGCTTGCAAGGAGAGGATGAGATAAAACTCATTGCCATTATGCTCGGCCAGTTTCGCCTCTTTACCCAAGTGAAAATCTTGGCCCAGGCTGGTAAAACAGAGTCGGCCATGGTAGCCCAGCTCTCAGAATTACTAGGCCGAAAAATCAATCCCTACCAGGTCAAATTTGCCCTCCGTGATAGTCGTCCTCTTGCCCTAAACTTCTTGAAGCAAGCCATGGTCATCTTGATTGAGACCGATTACCAAATCAAGCAAGGCAAGCTTGATAAGGCCTACCTCTTTGATCTGGCCCTCCTTAAGATTGCTAGTGTTAAGGATGCCTAA
- a CDS encoding S66 family peptidase produces MSVKKIGIVSLSSGIMGEKFVQHELNIGLDRLKQYDLEVQFLPHALKGLDFIKNHPESRAHDLLAAFEDDSIDMILCAIGGEDTYRLLPYLFENQALEKVVRQKIFLGFSDTTMNHFMLNKLGIKTFYGQAFLPDVCELSNEMLPYTRQYFEELINTGKIKEIRPSKVWYQEREDFSKDAVGIEMNSYQNKGFELLKGEPIFKGEILGGCLESMYDIFDNSRFADTVSLCAHYKLFPDLEDWKGKILLLETSEEKPTPQAYRRMIQALKNYGIFDVLAGVLVGKPQDETYYDDYKSILLEELAEKELPLVYNVNIGHATPRCIIPFGVEAEVNVEKQVIVFNN; encoded by the coding sequence ATGAGCGTTAAAAAAATCGGGATTGTCAGTCTATCTAGTGGCATTATGGGGGAAAAATTTGTCCAGCACGAGCTAAACATTGGCTTGGACAGATTAAAGCAATATGACCTTGAGGTCCAGTTTTTACCCCACGCCCTTAAGGGGCTTGACTTTATAAAAAATCATCCTGAATCCAGGGCTCACGATTTATTAGCAGCCTTTGAGGATGATTCCATTGATATGATTTTGTGTGCGATTGGTGGTGAGGATACTTATCGATTACTACCTTACCTTTTTGAAAATCAGGCCTTAGAAAAAGTGGTTAGGCAGAAAATCTTTTTAGGTTTCTCCGACACCACCATGAATCATTTTATGTTAAATAAGCTTGGAATTAAAACCTTTTATGGACAAGCATTCCTGCCAGATGTCTGTGAGCTTTCTAATGAGATGTTGCCATACACCAGGCAATATTTTGAAGAATTGATTAATACAGGGAAAATTAAGGAAATTCGTCCTAGTAAGGTCTGGTATCAGGAAAGAGAAGATTTCAGTAAGGATGCTGTCGGTATAGAGATGAACAGCTATCAGAATAAGGGCTTTGAATTATTAAAAGGGGAACCAATATTTAAGGGAGAAATTTTAGGTGGCTGCTTAGAGTCAATGTACGATATTTTTGATAACTCCAGATTTGCAGATACTGTTTCCCTTTGTGCACACTACAAGCTTTTTCCAGACTTAGAAGACTGGAAAGGGAAAATCCTCCTGTTAGAAACCAGCGAAGAGAAGCCAACTCCTCAAGCCTATAGAAGAATGATTCAAGCCTTAAAAAATTATGGAATATTTGATGTGCTTGCAGGGGTGTTGGTCGGTAAACCACAAGATGAAACCTATTATGATGACTACAAGTCAATCCTACTGGAAGAGCTTGCGGAAAAAGAGTTACCCCTTGTCTATAATGTCAATATTGGACACGCAACACCTAGATGTATCATTCCATTTGGTGTTGAGGCAGAAGTAAATGTTGAAAAACAGGTCATTGTGTTCAATAATTAG
- the sodA gene encoding superoxide dismutase SodA produces MAITLPDLPYAYDALEPYIDAETMTLHHDKHHATYVANANAALEKHPEIGEDLEALLSDVEKIPADIRQALINNGGGHLNHALFWELLSPDKPQITKEVAEAIDEAFGSFDAFKEAFTAAATGRFGSGWAWLVVNKEGKLEVTSTANQDTPIMEDKKPILALDVWEHAYYLSYRNVRPNYIKAFFEIINWNKVAELYAAAVK; encoded by the coding sequence ATGGCCATTACATTACCAGATCTTCCTTATGCTTACGATGCTTTGGAACCATATATTGATGCGGAAACCATGACCCTTCACCACGATAAGCACCACGCTACCTATGTGGCTAATGCTAACGCTGCTTTGGAAAAGCACCCTGAAATTGGGGAAGACTTAGAAGCCCTCTTGTCAGATGTGGAAAAAATTCCAGCTGACATCCGTCAAGCCTTGATTAACAACGGTGGCGGTCATCTCAACCATGCTCTCTTCTGGGAGCTCCTGTCACCAGACAAGCCTCAGATTACCAAAGAAGTGGCAGAGGCTATTGATGAAGCCTTTGGCTCCTTTGATGCTTTCAAGGAAGCCTTCACAGCAGCTGCAACGGGTCGCTTCGGTTCTGGTTGGGCTTGGTTAGTTGTCAATAAGGAGGGTAAACTTGAAGTTACCTCAACAGCCAACCAAGATACCCCAATTATGGAAGACAAAAAGCCAATCTTGGCTCTCGATGTTTGGGAACACGCTTACTATCTAAGCTATCGCAATGTTCGCCCTAACTACATCAAAGCCTTCTTTGAAATCATCAACTGGAACAAGGTAGCGGAACTCTACGCTGCGGCTGTGAAATAG
- a CDS encoding serine hydrolase has protein sequence MSRRITVILAIILAIVLGILGSFYLQQGQKVSQKQRAQQTEQSGQAKKDSKELVTPRNKSAEEKQAVMEADSERMNSLGLYYDYANMSLNDTVNAFLAEQGIDQSQVAFSYKNTRTNETFSMNDTQLMTAGSTYKLPLNMLVVDGVEEGKFNYDQKVDITNLDYEYSGEHDAYVTNYGGSMTIPQMQYGSLVVSENTPAYGLASLLGGMEKAYSQYSRYGKSNNPDVPAFQYEGNKTTTSYYIQVLDYLFKHQDKYKDLLEYIGESFPDEYYKTYLPEDLTIYQKPGYVREALNVDAIVMEDSPYLIAIYTRYLGGSGESSTEINGLGYSQLAMLTYVINEWHRVNMN, from the coding sequence ATGTCAAGAAGAATTACGGTTATTTTGGCTATTATCCTTGCTATTGTCCTAGGTATCTTGGGCAGTTTTTATTTACAGCAAGGACAAAAGGTAAGCCAAAAACAAAGGGCCCAGCAGACTGAGCAATCAGGACAAGCTAAAAAGGACTCTAAGGAATTGGTAACGCCCAGAAACAAGTCGGCTGAGGAAAAGCAGGCAGTCATGGAGGCTGATAGTGAGCGGATGAATTCGCTGGGTCTCTACTATGATTATGCTAATATGAGCCTCAACGACACAGTCAATGCTTTTCTAGCCGAACAAGGGATTGACCAGTCTCAGGTTGCCTTTTCCTATAAAAACACCCGAACCAATGAGACCTTTTCTATGAACGATACCCAGTTGATGACGGCTGGATCCACCTATAAGCTCCCTCTTAATATGTTGGTGGTTGATGGCGTCGAAGAAGGGAAATTCAACTATGACCAAAAGGTGGATATCACCAATCTGGATTATGAATATTCAGGGGAGCACGATGCCTATGTCACTAACTATGGTGGCAGCATGACCATTCCCCAAATGCAGTATGGTTCTTTAGTGGTTTCGGAAAATACTCCAGCCTATGGCTTAGCCAGTCTCTTAGGAGGAATGGAGAAGGCCTACAGTCAATATAGTCGCTATGGCAAGTCCAACAACCCTGATGTACCAGCATTTCAGTACGAAGGCAACAAGACAACCACTTCCTATTACATTCAGGTTCTGGACTACCTCTTTAAACATCAGGATAAGTATAAGGACCTGCTGGAATATATTGGTGAATCCTTCCCAGATGAATATTATAAGACCTATTTGCCAGAAGATTTGACCATCTATCAAAAGCCAGGTTATGTGCGCGAGGCCCTCAATGTTGATGCCATCGTCATGGAAGATAGCCCCTATCTGATTGCTATCTACACTCGCTATCTGGGCGGTTCGGGCGAAAGCAGCACAGAAATTAACGGCCTGGGCTATAGCCAGTTGGCCATGCTGACCTATGTTATCAATGAATGGCATCGGGTCAATATGAATTAA
- the queA gene encoding tRNA preQ1(34) S-adenosylmethionine ribosyltransferase-isomerase QueA, whose protein sequence is MNTEDFNFHLPEDLIAQTPLEKRDSSKLLVIDHNKHTMLDSHFDHILEELNPGDALVMNNTRVLPARLHGEKPETHGHVEFLLLKNTQGDQWEVLAKPAKRLHVGTEVSFGDGRLRATVLEELEHGGRIVQFHYEGIFLEVLESLGEMPLPPYIHEKLEDQERYQTVYAKENGSAAAPTAGLHFTQELLEKIEAKGVKLVYLTLHVGLGTFRPVSVDNIEDHEMHSEFYQFSEEAAQTLRQVKASGGRIVAVGTTSIRTLETIGNKFNGQIQADSGWTNIFIKPGYQFKLVDAFSTNFHLPKSTLVMLVSAFAGRDFVLEAYKHAVEEHYRFFSFGDAMFVK, encoded by the coding sequence AAACGCCTTTAGAAAAGCGCGATAGCTCCAAGCTCCTGGTCATTGACCACAATAAGCACACCATGCTGGATAGCCACTTTGACCATATTTTGGAGGAGTTGAACCCCGGTGATGCCTTGGTCATGAACAACACTAGGGTCCTACCAGCCAGGCTACATGGAGAAAAGCCAGAGACGCATGGCCATGTGGAATTTCTTCTCTTGAAAAATACCCAAGGTGACCAGTGGGAAGTCCTAGCCAAGCCAGCTAAACGCCTGCACGTCGGAACCGAGGTCAGCTTTGGCGATGGTCGCTTGAGGGCTACGGTCCTCGAAGAATTGGAGCACGGTGGACGGATTGTCCAATTTCACTATGAGGGTATCTTCCTCGAGGTTCTGGAAAGCCTAGGCGAAATGCCCCTGCCTCCCTATATTCATGAAAAGTTAGAAGACCAGGAACGCTATCAAACAGTCTACGCCAAGGAGAATGGATCGGCGGCTGCACCGACAGCTGGCCTCCACTTCACCCAAGAGCTTCTGGAAAAGATTGAAGCCAAGGGAGTCAAGCTGGTCTATCTGACCCTCCATGTTGGTCTAGGAACCTTCCGCCCCGTTTCCGTTGACAATATCGAGGACCATGAAATGCACTCAGAATTTTATCAGTTCTCCGAGGAGGCCGCTCAGACACTCCGTCAGGTCAAGGCCTCTGGCGGTCGTATTGTCGCTGTCGGTACCACCTCCATTCGCACCCTAGAAACTATCGGGAATAAATTTAATGGTCAGATTCAGGCCGATTCTGGCTGGACCAATATCTTCATCAAGCCTGGTTATCAGTTCAAACTTGTCGATGCCTTCTCGACCAACTTCCACCTGCCAAAATCGACCCTCGTCATGCTGGTCTCAGCCTTCGCTGGACGGGACTTTGTCCTTGAGGCTTACAAGCACGCTGTCGAAGAGCACTACCGCTTCTTTAGTTTCGGCGATGCCATGTTTGTCAAATAG